Within Anthonomus grandis grandis chromosome 19, icAntGran1.3, whole genome shotgun sequence, the genomic segment GACCTAtaggaaaatgttcataatttcggtttttattttttttctgggaaaCAGTttgttggagaaaaaaaattgttaggacaaaagttgtttggaatattaATGTGCGTTAAacacaatagaaaaataatatttgagtccaacagttttccaggaaatttgaaaaaccttcttaacagtttttcctaattttttcgaaaactgtTCGCAATATGGAACATTTTCTTTCAGCAATGGATTCCTGaccaaaaatagaataaattaataaaataggtcGGTCAAGGTCAAACGTTCCTTAAGGTATCAACTGGCCTCCGACACGGATAACTCCCAAAGTTCTTCTTAAATTGCTTTGCATCCTTAAGGACTTTTTTAGAGCTTCTCTTGCTTGATCTGGCAcaggttattttatttttatatcccaaatagtttttgagatatttgcggTTTTAGTTAACGACTcttggaaattttaataattttttttaatatcaggaATTTATGATTTGAGTTTGTAATGGACCTAATCAATCTTCTTCCACATTCGCCGGCCGTAACGTCCATTGTTTCTATACATTTTCGACTTTCGCTAACGGACGTCGTTTCGGAAATCCTCGTAAATCTGCCATCAAAGCCGCTCCTTACCactttcgaaaaattaattaaaaattttcgtCTTTTACCTTGATATTTTCCACCGGGAGGCGCCGGTAAAAAGGCGTAATTTGTTAGTGTCATGTGCGGAGAGCTtcaagcagcagcagcagcagctttaattttaaaaattacttttttacgGTGCAGATTCTGTCGAGTGGCGGGGCACTCTCGCCTCGAACTTATCGTTATTTGATGGAAAATTTCGCTCTAGGAAAAAAAACTCGCAAAGgacattattaatatataaaagacGGGGCCGCATTTAGATGTTTCGCACCGCTTCCGGACTCCTTTTCACGTCAAAATTACTTATTCAACAAGCCTTTAACTATCAGAAGGTTGATCGATCCTACTGACTGCTCTAATTACTACTGAACGTTGGCGCAGTTGGTAGGATGCCTCGACAGAGCCTCTTAACACATATTTTGcaattgaaaatcaaaatgcGCACCCttaaacttttttcaataaCGTTTATTACCTGCCACCTTCTCCCTTTGAGCTCTGCGCTAATGCAGTAAACAATCATCAAACCAAATGCTTTTCAGATCAAAGTTACTCATTCCAAccacgtttttaaaaaaaaattaaagaatactTTAAAGGGGATAACTCTGAGGCTGATAGATCCTACTGACTGCCCCAATTACTACCGGACGTTGGCGCAGTTAGTAGGATGCCTCGACAGAGCCTCTCACctcatatttttcaattgaaaatcaaaatgcGCACCCttaaacttttttcaataaCGTTTATTAGGGCCCGCCTTCTCTCTTTGAGCCCTGCGCTAATGCAGTGAACAATCATCAAGCCGATTGCGACGGATCCTTTTATCGGGACTAGGCACAATAGATTTTAGGGTCCTTTTAATTTCGGGGGACAATTATTTCCAAATCCTTAATGAGGAAACGAGTGTTTTACTAATTCCGAACGATCTTTCTGATTAATTCGTTAGGCGGAGATTAATGAATAAAAGACCGACCCCTCTCGAACGTTCTATTCAGCTATGGTGGGAACGTTGCTTGTTTTGGCGAATATTGATTGGGTGAGAGCCAGTTGGAAAATTTAAGCtcctttaaaaagttcttaCTAAAATATATAGCAAACATTATGTCTTGTCACCAGCGTCGTtgtcgtcgtcgtcgtcgtctCGGgagtctttattaaaaaagttccGACTAAAAGCTCGGGCGGGCGCGTATTTCGGAAACAATTAACGCCCTGTCAATGGGAGAGAGCAGAGCAATCAAAGCTTATAGAGTTTCACTTCTTTGTCGCAGTGAAATTTAGTAAAGTTTCTAATAGAGTCAGGAGGGCAAACAAACGCTTAAAACGTACCGCCGTCGCTCCATTCTCGCCGTTCGATTAATTCGGTTCAGAAATGGAACTTTTTGTTACAATTTAAAACTATactgaattaataaaatacgcCCACCTCTGATCCCTCGAGATTTAATCAGAAGTGGGATTCTGCATTTAATAATGACATTTCAGCactctattttaaaaaagataaactcgtttgtataaaattacataatattcCGGGGCCCCTTTTAGCAGTCGATTCCGCCCTTAATCCGGTGCAACGGAGGGTCTGGTATGCAAATATCGAATTGCCAATTAACGTGGGAATCAATGAACCCGCTCGTCTATAATGAAATACCATCTAAATCGAAGACAAATTGAGATAGCAGTCAAATAGGGATTAACTTACTGGACCGAGCTTACTTGTAACGAGGCAGGAGGAGTGCCGACTTGAGACTTTaggaaaatttttgaattgttAACTACAAGGGATTCATTAGAAGAATTATAGGGATGTGACCAAAACCTTGTATTGTCAATTCAAGCAACTACGTTCCAGATTTCCTCAGACCCACCCAGAGGAGGCTTTGAGTGAATAAGAGCTTTGAGAAAAATGCGTGTGCGATCTTCCTTCTGTCGTTCACGTCCTGTCAATCTGCATGCGAGGCGAAGGAAGGAAGGAATGAACGAACAAACGAAGATTTAAATGAAAGCGAGAGGTATTAGCATTACGGTTAACTCGAACCGAAGTATTGCGATCAACGTCTTCGTGCGGCCATTAGTTACGCGAACTAGACTGACTTATCCGCCAAGGCCCATTGCTACGACGAATACCTCCCGAATAAAAGGGAAAAAAGAGACACGCGGAGGCAAAAGGGATTACCTATGTCAGTCTGATTTATACTTTCCTGATGGCACTGAATGAAATATAGGCTTTCGACGGTGACATTGAATCTCGGCTCTTGACGAAAGGCCCATTAACGCAAACCTAAGGGGTGATTTCCATCTTTTGACTGCCTAAGCATAGTCTATAATCGGCAACAAACAATTGCCTAATAGGGGGATTACGAGCGTAGCGTAGCTCTATATTTAGGGCAGGCGCAATTTACCCCGgtcctttttttttctcgtcTTTAATTACCCATCGATTACACAACTTTAAATCCGGTAAGCTCGCGTATGTTTTGCTCAGGCGAGCCGGTTGCTTTAAATTCGAAGGATTAGCGCTcgacgcgttttttttttgtttctgtgTAAACGAAGAATTAATTTGAATGTTTGGCGATAAATTGGGACGCGATAGTGTGCAGTAAATAAAGGGGATTTTGTTTGGAACAATTTACCAATGCCTGCGCCAGTTTAGTTTCGCTGGAGCGAGTGGTGGGTTCATGAATCAATAACTCTGGCTGAGGTTTTCCAGAGATTTTTCGCGTAAGATACTTTCGGGATCAAAAGTGGGTCTGATTCCGAAGATTTTTATCTTAAAGCTCGCACCCCAGCAAAGCAGCTCTGGAGAggccataaataaaataaaaatgatctaTACGGGTACATTATCTGCGCGAAAAATCCTTAAGGAAGTTGAACAAAGTTATTAAGAGGGTTAATTAGGGAATGTATCGCGCGGCGCCCCCAACCGACGTGAAATAGGATTTAATTCGGTTATCTGGATTGGGATTTATTAAGGGAACTTTCGACAGCCCAAAATATTTATGGCTTAATTCCACTTCTTTAGTATTCTCTTGGATATTTTGCCTTCAGGAGGATTTCTCGCTTAAAGCTTTCCATATTTTAGAATAAAGTTTCTGGATAATCCGGTTAAGTTTTCCGATAAAGTTTTTCTTGAACCAATCGCTGTatatttgtacaatttttgCTTATTTTCCCTAAGGATTTCCTACTGGGGTTCATTTGCTAAAAGAGGTTTTAACCTGGAAAAGCTCCTTAAGACATCCCGTTTGCCCCGGGGCGGAGATATGAAGATAACCGGCATATTAACACGGTTTCTTAATTATGGCGCAGCGGCGGGATAAAAAGATTTAGGGATTTAACGTGCATATTAGGAAACTTctgacatttttaaagaaaaacaaataaaaattaaataaaaccccggGTCGCGAGCGTATACGTACCCAAATTAAAACACGAAAACGACGGTTTTGGGGAAATTTAATCTAAATTGCACCGCGAAACCcgaatcattaaaatatttaaattcgaAAGTATTCTTCGCTGATGACGTATAGAGTTTCCTTTTGCTACGTGCTTAGATGAAACCGAGGAGTTTCGCTTTTGCTACGCTTCTCTTGTACGGTTTCTTTACGAGATTTTGTATTCTTGGGAATGCGAGCCACGACCCGCGCTTGTCTTATTAGGGAAATTATTctactatctttaaaaaatctaatatactCTAACCAATCAGTTTTGtaaatcataaataattttacatactATAAcgagcatattttatatatataactcAATAAATGGCCAGATATACGTCCTCCGAGTCATCTAGATATTCGCTACTAAAGACATCTCTCGACACTTAAAAGAATTACACTGCAATGTATCTTTAGTATTCTTGGAACGGACGGAGTACCGGAGAGTTTCTTATAATTTGCTGGAAGGTCGGACGGAGGACTGAACGGTTGGATCAGACATATTGCAACGGGGTGTGCCGATATATTTATTTCACATTATGAAAACATGGCAGATAGATTATGGAGGAAAGTTAAGTCAGAGCGGATTCTCTAAATGTTGAGGACAATAATCCAGAGCTCTCACTCATCAGTGATTATAAATTCAAAGAAATTCCCCAGTAAGGGTATAGGTTCGTGCTAAATCAAGGatacaaaagaaaaaacttcaacttgaaAACTTCAAACTGCCTcgaagtaataaaataatactttagtTCCCTGAAGGTCATTGAATCCATGAGTAGAAGTTTTATGTGTGGACCTGGGGCTCTCTCCCTCTCATCAGTCTAGGCTCATAGTGTGCTTATCGAGAATCAACACCAAGAGGTCCAGGTTGTAGCAATATTGAATGATGGTCAAACGAAGGAGTTAGAAAGTAGCCAAAAAAATCGAAAGAAATGTTCGTGCTAACTCAAGGACTAGTTCAAATGCACAGAAAAACGTAGGAATTGCTTCAACTATCTGGAAGTACTTGATATTggaatcaactgcctggaagaacccAAAACTCTTAtacgtcaactgcctggaagtaataaaGAATTACTGCAGTTCCTTGAAGGTCATTGCATCCATGAGTCACTACTCATAGAGTAATTAAGAGCACCCTACTTGTAAAGACCACAAAGAATTATGTATAAAGTTCCAGATGCCACAATGCGAAACACTGGCCATACCCTAATTcccttaaaaagaaattaaatatgtattttataattaatacgaACAAACTGTGTTCAACCCTCCAGAAAACTGCAAATCATGCTAAACCTGTTACCCACAGATGGAATAAAAATCGACAAATACCGAAAGCTGGAATTCTTGGagaaaaacaagtttatttCAACTTTTGGGAAATCTTGTGTTAAACACCGatggaaatttttataatactCGAATGAGCAAAATAAGAGGCAACGGTTTACCGGAATTAGAAAAGCTGGGAAACCGGAACAATGTAAAACTTATTTGGGTACCAGAGCACAGCGATGTAGCAGGAAATAAGAAAGCGAATGAACTTGCTAGAAGAAGATCTCTGCTTACTGTATCTCGGTGTAGAGGCTTCCTCCCACTTATCCCCCTGAGGATCTCAGGAATGGTTTCTACTACGTTGCATCAAATGCACAGAAAACATAGGCACAGCTTCAACTACTTGGAAAAATCCAAGACTCTTacacttcaattgcctggaagtaacaaAGAATTACTTCATTTTCCTGAAAGTTATTGCATTTATAGCAAGAAGCGGCTTTATGTATGATTATCTTATCCAGAATCATTACCAAGAAGTCCGGATTGTAGTTCTCTTGCCCAAAAAGAAGAAGTTAGGAACGTAGCGTTGCCAAAAAACGAACGAAAAGAAACCTCCCTCTCCCCGATAAGGGTACGTTCGTGCTAAAtccaaatgaaaaataataatacacaaGTTGCGGGGGGGATCATTTTTATTCATGGCCGGATTTGGGCATTagcattttaaatgaatttaaatgaaatccTCCAAGTGCCATCttaaaagtttagttttaaCTTCCACGGAGGTGACGGCATTATACCTGTATttaaatagatcattaaaaGGAACGAAGTTTTTTCGGGGGTAAGGGGTAAGGAGGGAACAAATTATGCAAAAACTCGCCGCGATTCGGACTGGGTtcgtttgttttattttttctaccgGTCCATCAGGACGATCCACTTGACTGgcggaatttaatttttattacgttTTCCGCGTTTCtcggtaaaaaattataaattatgtgAAATGGGATTTATAAACGTTTCCAGTCTCTTAATTTGGGTTTTGCATGGGGCACACAACAAAAGGGATACCGTTTTAATATTACAAAGAATGAAGAAACCGGAGGGGATAAGAGACGCATAAAAAGAACCGAGAGAGATATTCTTTGGAAAATGAAAACACAGCGGCGCCTTTGATGTTTCGGATTTAAATACAAATCTGATCCGGcccaattttctttttcttctgcCCATCGGGGTTTTTGCTGTTTTTCCCCCCTTCAATAAGCGCCTTAAGGGCCGAGATAAGAGTAActatattcaaatataatttttaacaaataaccAAATCAATATCAATTAACAAGCGAACGAAATTACTGAAATCATCTCCGATCATGAGGGATAACATATTAGGCAGCAATTAATGGTCCCATAATCCCTAAAACTTTCTTAATACACTAATAAGTTTAAATCCTAATACAATAGAGTATAACGTATTGCTAATTGAGTTAGATGGGAGAGTTATCGAGCTGTAGATCAATCCGCTCCACGGCATGCAAACACTAGAAGGAAAGTAATGCAATTACAAGTTTGAAAATTCATTACTGCGCTTCGGCGGTGCGAGAGCGCCCGGATATACAGACCGGAAGATTCTTATTTATTACCCGAACTGTCCTGATAAATTGCCGAAAAGTTGGATCATTTCCAGATTTACTGGCGCGAATAAATATTTGAACAATAAGCACAAAGGCACCATCACCTTCATATGCGGAAACCTCTCTCGGCCGGTGAATATTTCAGCGAGGCGTTTtcctagaaaaaagaaaatcgacATGTGCCTTCGTGCATTTTTAATCTCCGCTATCAAGAGTAAAGTatttttgtggatttattccTGTATCCCGgtgtttttatcaaaaaaattgccagtaaAGCGTCGCATTTCCATATGAACGGGCGCGAGCAAGGGGGATATTTATATGCATTCTTTTAGGTTTCACGCGAGAACGTATGTATACCGCATACAATCCCTTTAATCCAGGAGAGAGCTTTTGAATGATAAGTCGACGATACCACGGCGAGAAAAAATGGAGCGTAATACATTTGGGAAGATTCGGTGGGAGTATTTGAACGCGTTTCAATgtttaaacaacttttattctTAATTAGTTACACTGGCTTCCGTCCAGGCTCTCCATACCTACATCCTTTCCTAAAACAGCTAAAACTGTTTGGACGAACCCACACGTGGTTTTACTGCCCTAAAGAATCTAGAAATTACGTcaatcttccaggcagtcggaCTTATTTGGTTTCTTCCAGACTGTTGAAGCCATTTTTGGACTCTTTCTTTGGACTTAAAGTCATCTGGGCCTCGaagaaattacttcaaatgaTCAAGAATGGTCTCAACGATATGAGATAAGAAATTGCAATTGGCCATGAAAGAGAAATAATGGCAAACCACTACTACGAGACCGACTACGCATGACGTTTTTGCGATGATAATTCTGGAACGCAGTCAGAATGTAAGCAGTACAAGCTGTCTGTGCGTAGCACGTTCCGGAAGCAAGGCGAAAGACAACTTGCTCCTCACCATTAGACGTTTTGAGGTACACTCTAACGTCTTATTGACACGATAGTCAAATAGTCGCGGCTGTCATGCTTAGGCACATCTTTAGAGCCTCCATCACTTTAACCAGGAGCAGTAGCGTTAAACCGGAAGAGAAGAGACTGACCGCCCATGACATCACGCCTCCCCCTCACCAAAAGAGGGTGTACAAACAAGGAGAGTGGCGAAAAATTTCACCGTTCGAACCCAAAAGTATTTCCTGCCTAACCTGTCAGTTCCATTACTGCAAACCCTGTTTGTTCCAGATAAAATCGAATGGGTGCTTGCCAGACTGGACGACCTGCTAAACTGGGGCCACAGAGGCTCCCTCTGGCCGATGACCTTTGGTCTGGCGTGCTGTGCGGTCGAAATGATGCATATCGCAGCCCCCCGTTACGATATGGACAGGTGAGTCTCATTACGTCATTAACAAATCGACTTTCACTAGAACCTTCCAGATATGGAGTGGTGTTTAGGGCCTCACCAAGACAAACGGACGTCATAATAGTAGCCGGCACCGTCACCAACAAAATGGCGGTGGCCTTCAGGAGGGTCTACGACCAAATGCCCCAGCCCAAATGGGTTATTTCGATGGGCAGTTGCGCTAATGGCGGAGGGTCAGTAGACCCCAAATTTTCCTTGtgattattcacaattttttttctttagttattaTCATTACTCTTATGCGGTCGTAAGAGGTTGCGATCGAATCGTCCCCGTAGATATTTACGTTCCAGGATGCCCGCCCACCTGCGAGGCCCTCATGTACGGGGTGCTAATGTTGCAAAGGAAGGTGAAAAGGCAAAACTCCATACAGATGTGGTACAGGAGCAATTTCGGAAAATAGTTGGGTTATGTAGTAATATATAGTGTGTTCGTCCAGAAATCCAGGTTTATTTGCTTGATTTGTAAGCAACGGTCTTTTATCCAGGTCCTCAGAGTCATTCCAGGATTGAACCAACGATGTCAATGAGACTAAAAGTTATCTCTGAATcatggttattttttaattaattctaggTCGATGACTGCAAAATCATTCCGTTGATTACCTAATCAATTCGCAGTTGAGGCTGGCTTATTTGATTAATAAGATTATCCTTGACTCAATCAATGCTAAGTGATGTTCTCTGAATCATGCGTTGATTATGATGATCAATTCAATTCGCTACTAATGTAAGCTTAGCTAAATCATCACAATGATTGTATTCATACTCAGTTAATGAATTTTGGTGTAATCATTATGATTACTGATAAATCAATTCGCAGAATTATTGGAAATGAATCAGAAGAATTATTGTAACAATTCCAGGTCATTGACTCtttattatgataatttaaTCAATTCGCTAACGTTAGGAATCCTCCCTATTATTGACAATTGTGAGTTTCAGCTAAATGTCTTTAGtgtattgattatttaattaattcgcGGCTGATGCGAGCTTATTTGAATCATTATAATCACTGATTCATTATCGCTCCTGAAACTGtgaaaaaatattgagttttgaCCAATTTTTTCATGCTTCCTATTTCATAGCAATTATCAATCGATCAGCAATTCTAGGATCAATTGATTCGATGATGATGTGGGTTTACctgaataaaaacaataattataatgaTTCAGAGTGATGACCCTCGGTGTAATCATTCTGAAGGTTAACGCAACCTTCTCGTCAATTCGCGACGAACACAGACTGATTATCTAATCAATTCGCAGTTGATCTGAATCATATAATAATCTTTATAACGCCTGCTGGCAGAATGATGATTTTCGGTTAATCTATTGATCCCTAAGATGTTTAAAAGCTGTCGAAGTGaaaaagggaataaaaaaaatcgtatacGGGACGCGGACATTTTGGCGAGCAACAAAGCGTAACGGGGAAGCGTCGCGACGTCCAGCGTCCGAAACTGAACCAATAATCCGGCCAATAAAACAAGCTGGACCTGGAAAACCATTAAAGGAATCGGGGCTCCCGATTATCTGTATCGATTTACGGTCGATCCTTATTGCCTCGCCGAATCCGGGACGATTATTGTTCGGCCGCACTTTAAACGTTGTTCACTTTTGCCGCATTTAATATTTCTGGATTTCAACTTCGATGATTCGACTTAAATGTGTTGTTGTTGTTTCGACTTTCGGGCGCAGAGGGTTTTATCCAATTCAGGGACTTTATTTCCCCGGTGGTAACAttttgtccttaaaaaaaaaaaaaagaaaaagggaggTAACGCATCTTTTGATTTTCGCTCCCTGAGGAACCGACTCCTGCGTACACGCTTTAGCGAAGGTATAAGAGGATATTGTAAAAGTAAACGGCAGTTTTCTTTCTTTGCTCTCACTCTCTCTCTGGCTTCTTAAGGGAAATATTACCCGGAGGGTCTCTCCTGGCAAGGATATATCTATTAAGACAAACAATTTGCTTAAGAAAAAGAGTCCTTTTTATATCTCCCGGCCGCCCTATATACCTATATACAATATCCATGTCGCATTGTCAAGGGCAAATAAAAATCCTCCCTCCGGGATTTTATTGTGAGGTGTCGTAGGCGTGAGGAACGTAATTGAATGGATGTAAAAATACCATTCCAATCAAATCGGAATACGTGATCTTAAATCTGTCGTTTCGAAATCGGGAGGGGGACTCATGCCTCTTCCGGTTTCTTCCCTTTAAAGTAGCGGGAAATTCGACGATGTAAGAAGGTACAAGCCACGTTCCAAATTCAGTCAAACTTTCTTTTGTTCTTGTGACTTTTCGAGCGGTTAAAgtataaatctttttgtataACAGGCGGTTGAAGGGCTCCCTCTATTTGTTCCGGACgtcaaggatttttttttgtttttgcacgCACTTCAGTAAGCATCTCACTGCCGCCTGACAAAAGCGATAATGACTTCAagtatgttaaaataattaaaaacgacTTCGAGGCATTATCTCAACAGCCTAAAGATATTTGGAAATTGGTCAACGGTCAACAAGTGCCTTAAAATCATTAGATTTAATAGATGATGACatcaacaaattattttaagtgcctaaaaatatgtagaaatgacttcaaaaaattatttctaagtGTTTATAAATATTGAGACATGGcattaactacctggaataacaAGGAAATTAAATCGAGTgtcttaaaataattagaagCGTTTTCAAGACAATCTTTCAGGTCTAAAGGGGACtgcacaaagtctcggtctcatattttttttaaggtaagttTACACGTGTTTCTCTCCTAAGGGAAACACGAGACCCTAAAAATCTTAGCGCTAAAAAGGCTACAACATGGTTTCAAGTCCAGTGTGCGTGTTTAATGTGACTTGAAACCATGTCTAAGATATtgaaggtctgatgatgctcttagaagcgaaacacgtgtaaccgaCTTTTTGaattgggattttttttttttaaagttgagaGCGAGGCTTTGTATAGTCCCTTTTAGATTTTAGAATCTAAatctctttgagaaaatggacgacttctattaattatttcaggtgccttaaaaaattaaaaattacttcaactgcctggaagaaattagaaaatattcctAGTGCCTTGAAATAATTAGAAATGACTtccaaaataatttcaaaagacttaaAATACATAGAAaagacttcaaatgcctggaataaattaagaaattattccaaaaagttattttaagaatatgtagaaatggcttcaaatgcctgaaagaaatagaaaacaaaatcgAGTG encodes:
- the LOC126747370 gene encoding NADH-quinone oxidoreductase subunit B-like, coding for MLRHIFRASITLTRSSSVKPEEKRLTAHDITPPPHQKRVYKQGEWRKISPFEPKNKIEWVLARLDDLLNWGHRGSLWPMTFGLACCAVEMMHIAAPRYDMDRYGVVFRASPRQTDVIIVAGTVTNKMAVAFRRVYDQMPQPKWVISMGSCANGGGYYHYSYAVVRGCDRIVPVDIYVPGCPPTCEALMYGVLMLQRKVKRQNSIQMWYRSNFGK